One region of Aurantimonas sp. HBX-1 genomic DNA includes:
- the murG gene encoding undecaprenyldiphospho-muramoylpentapeptide beta-N-acetylglucosaminyltransferase — MRMTTILLSAGGTGGHLFPAEALAHELVARGHDVQLVTDDRAGRFADRFPVATVHRVRSATFASKNPIKVLATLWTLWRGFREAGALVRRIRPAVVVGFGGYPTVPPLMAAIRAGRATLIHEQNAVMGRANKFLAPRVDRIAVGISQQTIDPAYARKVAVTGNPVRPAVIAASAIPYRAAGPDEPFKLVVFGGSQGAQFFSEAVPAAIDLLPEGLRRRLVVTQQARADDEAAVRRFYEERGIPAEVAPFFAAMAERIGAAHLVISRSGASTVSEIAVIGRPSILVPYPYALDHDQAANAARLEAEGGALVVRQAELTPERLAGLVAGIAGDQQRATSMATAARATGIPDAARLLADLVESMPRSDEGR, encoded by the coding sequence GTGCGCATGACGACCATCCTTCTCTCCGCCGGCGGGACCGGCGGCCATCTGTTTCCGGCCGAGGCGCTGGCGCACGAACTCGTGGCGCGCGGCCACGACGTGCAGCTCGTCACCGACGATCGGGCCGGACGCTTCGCCGACCGCTTCCCGGTGGCGACGGTGCATCGCGTGCGGTCCGCCACCTTCGCTTCAAAAAACCCGATCAAGGTACTGGCGACCCTGTGGACGCTGTGGCGCGGCTTCCGCGAGGCGGGGGCGCTGGTGCGGCGCATCCGGCCGGCGGTGGTCGTCGGCTTCGGCGGCTATCCGACGGTGCCGCCGCTGATGGCGGCGATCCGCGCGGGCCGGGCGACGCTCATCCACGAGCAGAACGCGGTGATGGGCCGGGCGAACAAGTTCCTGGCGCCGCGTGTCGACCGCATCGCCGTCGGCATCTCGCAGCAGACCATCGATCCGGCCTATGCCCGCAAGGTCGCGGTGACCGGCAACCCGGTGCGTCCGGCGGTGATCGCGGCTTCCGCTATTCCCTACCGGGCCGCCGGCCCCGACGAGCCGTTCAAGCTGGTGGTGTTCGGCGGTAGCCAGGGGGCGCAGTTCTTCTCCGAGGCGGTGCCGGCGGCCATCGACCTGCTGCCGGAGGGACTGCGTCGCCGGCTGGTGGTGACGCAGCAGGCGCGGGCGGACGACGAAGCCGCGGTGCGGCGCTTCTACGAGGAGCGCGGCATCCCGGCCGAAGTGGCGCCGTTCTTCGCCGCCATGGCCGAGCGCATTGGTGCGGCGCATCTGGTGATCAGCCGTTCCGGCGCCTCCACCGTCTCGGAGATCGCGGTGATTGGCCGGCCATCGATTCTGGTGCCGTACCCCTACGCGCTCGACCACGACCAGGCGGCGAACGCGGCGCGGCTGGAGGCCGAGGGCGGGGCGCTGGTGGTTCGCCAGGCAGAGCTGACGCCGGAGCGCCTGGCGGGACTCGTTGCCGGCATCGCCGGCGATCAGCAGCGGGCGACGAGCATGGCGACCGCCGCCCGGGCGACTGGCATTCCGGATGCCGCCCGGTTGCTCGCCGACCTGGTTGAGTCTATGCCGCGCTCTGACGAAGGGCGCTGA
- the mraY gene encoding phospho-N-acetylmuramoyl-pentapeptide-transferase: MIAYLGQFAAEFPIFNVFRYITFRTGAAMITGFIVVFLFGPAIIANLRIRQGKGQPIRADGPQTHFKKAGTPTMGGLMIISGFLVATLLWADLANLYVWTVLMVTVGFGAIGFYDDYLKVTKQSDKGFSGKSRLALEFLIAGTAATMIVYAGTGSFASSLAFPFVKSVLIDLGWFYVVFGAFVMVGAGNAVNLTDGLDGLAIVPIMIAAAAFGLIAYVAGNVNFSTYLQIHYVAGTGELAPLCGAVIGAGLGFLWFNAPPAAIFMGDTGSLAMGGMVGTIAVATKHELVLAIIGGLFVIEALSVIIQVGWFKLTGRRVFLMAPIHHHFEKLGWTESQVVVRFWIIAFMLAFVGLSTLKLR; this comes from the coding sequence ATGATCGCCTATCTCGGACAGTTCGCGGCCGAATTCCCGATCTTCAACGTCTTCCGCTACATCACCTTCCGCACCGGTGCGGCGATGATCACCGGCTTCATCGTGGTGTTCCTGTTCGGTCCGGCTATCATCGCCAATCTGCGGATCCGCCAGGGCAAGGGCCAGCCGATCCGGGCGGACGGCCCGCAGACGCATTTCAAGAAGGCCGGCACGCCCACGATGGGCGGGCTGATGATCATCAGCGGCTTCCTGGTGGCGACGCTGCTCTGGGCGGACTTGGCCAACCTTTACGTCTGGACCGTGCTGATGGTCACCGTCGGCTTCGGCGCCATCGGCTTCTACGACGACTACCTGAAGGTCACCAAGCAGAGCGACAAGGGCTTTTCCGGCAAGTCCCGGCTGGCGCTGGAGTTCCTCATCGCCGGCACGGCGGCGACGATGATCGTCTATGCCGGCACCGGCAGCTTCGCCAGTTCGCTGGCCTTTCCCTTCGTCAAGTCGGTGCTGATCGATCTCGGCTGGTTCTACGTCGTGTTCGGGGCCTTCGTCATGGTCGGCGCCGGCAACGCGGTGAACCTGACGGACGGGCTGGACGGGCTCGCCATCGTGCCGATCATGATCGCCGCCGCGGCCTTCGGGCTGATCGCCTATGTCGCCGGCAACGTGAACTTCTCCACCTATCTGCAGATCCACTATGTCGCCGGCACCGGCGAACTCGCGCCGCTCTGCGGCGCGGTGATCGGCGCCGGGCTCGGCTTCCTGTGGTTCAACGCGCCGCCGGCGGCGATCTTCATGGGCGATACCGGGTCGCTCGCGATGGGCGGCATGGTCGGCACGATCGCCGTCGCCACCAAGCACGAGCTGGTGCTGGCGATCATCGGCGGGCTGTTCGTGATCGAGGCGCTGTCGGTGATCATCCAGGTCGGCTGGTTCAAGCTGACCGGGCGGCGGGTCTTCCTGATGGCGCCGATCCACCACCATTTCGAAAAGCTCGGCTGGACCGAGAGCCAGGTGGTGGTGCGGTTCTGGATCATCGCCTTCATGCTGGCCTTCGTCGGCCTTTCCACCCTGAAGCTGCGGTGA
- a CDS encoding UDP-N-acetylmuramoylalanyl-D-glutamyl-2,6-diaminopimelate--D-alanyl-D-alanine ligase, which produces MSAALWDIPALMAAMDARPVGDLPETITGISIDSRTLEPGEAFFAIKGEQFDGHNFLTAATKAGAALHVVSEQKLPALGRVQSPLLVVDDVLKALTRLAEAARARSQARIIAVTGSVGKTTTKEALRHGLSACGSVHASAASFNNHWGVPLSLARLPEDARFAVFEIGMNHPGEIRPLVKLVRPDLAIVTLIAPAHLGHFRDIDEIAEAKAEIFEGLVDGGTAILNGDDPQCGRLATLARAAGVSRIATFGEAAGTDFRLTSFAPSPDGAEMTATIAGEAVRVTLAPSGRHMAQNVLAVLGAARLAGADIQAVAAALGSWRAVKGRGARHRLPLPGGGTITLIDDSYNANPASMRAALDVLKTETLGEGGRRIAVIGDMLELGTHAPSLHAELVGAIEAAGVDRVYMAGNEMKALDDVLENRVPREWHENVDELLASLLGAARPGDVIMVKASKSIGFGPLVERLIAHHAPETSGDAASHSSPRSSGDDA; this is translated from the coding sequence ATGAGCGCGGCACTCTGGGACATTCCGGCGCTGATGGCGGCGATGGATGCACGGCCGGTCGGCGACCTGCCGGAGACGATCACCGGCATCTCGATCGACAGCCGCACGCTCGAGCCGGGCGAGGCGTTCTTCGCCATCAAGGGCGAGCAGTTCGACGGCCACAATTTCCTGACCGCGGCGACCAAAGCCGGGGCGGCGCTGCACGTCGTCTCGGAACAGAAGCTGCCGGCGCTGGGACGCGTCCAGTCGCCGCTGCTGGTCGTCGACGACGTGCTGAAGGCGCTGACGCGGCTCGCCGAGGCGGCACGCGCCCGCTCGCAGGCCAGGATCATCGCGGTGACCGGCAGCGTCGGCAAGACCACCACCAAGGAGGCGCTGCGGCACGGGCTGTCGGCCTGCGGCAGCGTCCATGCCAGCGCTGCCTCGTTCAACAATCACTGGGGCGTGCCGCTGAGCCTGGCGCGCCTGCCGGAAGATGCCCGCTTCGCGGTGTTCGAGATCGGCATGAACCATCCGGGCGAGATCCGCCCGCTGGTCAAGCTGGTGCGCCCGGACCTCGCGATCGTCACGCTGATCGCGCCGGCCCATCTCGGGCATTTCCGCGACATCGACGAGATCGCCGAGGCAAAGGCCGAGATCTTCGAGGGGCTGGTCGACGGCGGCACGGCGATCCTCAACGGCGACGACCCGCAATGCGGCCGGCTGGCGACGCTGGCGCGCGCCGCCGGGGTGAGCCGGATCGCGACCTTCGGCGAGGCCGCCGGGACCGACTTCCGCCTGACCTCCTTCGCGCCGTCGCCGGACGGGGCCGAGATGACGGCGACGATCGCCGGCGAGGCGGTGCGCGTGACGCTCGCGCCGAGCGGCCGGCACATGGCGCAGAACGTCCTCGCCGTGCTCGGCGCAGCCAGGCTCGCCGGCGCCGACATCCAGGCGGTCGCGGCGGCGCTCGGCAGCTGGCGCGCCGTCAAGGGACGCGGCGCCCGCCACCGCCTGCCACTGCCGGGAGGCGGGACCATCACGCTCATCGACGACAGCTACAACGCCAACCCCGCCTCGATGCGCGCCGCGCTCGACGTGCTGAAGACCGAGACCCTGGGCGAGGGCGGACGCCGGATCGCGGTGATCGGCGACATGCTGGAGCTCGGAACGCACGCGCCGTCGCTGCACGCCGAGCTGGTGGGGGCGATCGAGGCGGCCGGCGTCGACCGGGTCTACATGGCCGGCAACGAGATGAAGGCCCTCGACGACGTGCTCGAGAACCGCGTGCCGCGCGAGTGGCACGAGAATGTCGACGAGCTGCTGGCGAGCCTCCTCGGCGCGGCGCGCCCCGGCGACGTCATCATGGTCAAGGCATCCAAGAGCATCGGCTTCGGGCCGCTGGTGGAGCGGCTCATCGCCCACCACGCGCCGGAGACCTCGGGCGACGCGGCGTCGCATTCCTCGCCCAGATCGTCCGGAGACGACGCATGA
- the murC gene encoding UDP-N-acetylmuramate--L-alanine ligase, with translation MKMPPNIGPVHFIGIGGIGMSGIAEVLVDLGYTVQGSDQSENANVQRLREMGVTVHIGHAAENLGKAEVIVVSTAIKRANPELAAARERLLPIVRRAEMLAELMRFRSAIAIGGTHGKTTTTSMVATLLDAGGLDPTVVNGGIINAYGTNARMGAGDWMVVEADESDGTFLKLPADIAVVTNIDPEHLDHYGTFDKVRDAFRAFVENVPFYGFAVMCLDHPEVQTLVGEIEDRRVITYGENLQADVRFENVRYETGNSLFDVTIRDRITGETHVIDRLKLPMPGRHNVSNATAAIAVAHWLKIPADSIRAGLAAFGGVKRRFTLTGTVGGVTIYDDYGHHPVEIRAVLAAARASSTGRVIAVVQPHRYTRLQSLFADFAACFNDADTVVIAPVYAAGEEPIEFVTSEMLVERLKLGGHRDARLIDGPEELAPLIHRVAQPGDMVICLGAGSITQWAYALPRDLEALAADDA, from the coding sequence ATGAAGATGCCGCCGAATATCGGGCCGGTCCATTTCATCGGAATCGGTGGCATCGGGATGAGCGGAATCGCCGAGGTGCTCGTCGATCTCGGCTACACCGTGCAGGGCTCCGACCAGTCCGAGAACGCCAATGTCCAGCGGCTGCGCGAGATGGGCGTGACGGTGCATATCGGCCATGCCGCGGAAAATCTCGGCAAGGCGGAGGTCATCGTCGTCTCGACGGCGATCAAGCGCGCCAATCCCGAACTGGCGGCGGCGCGGGAACGGCTGCTGCCGATCGTCCGGCGCGCCGAGATGCTGGCCGAACTGATGCGCTTCCGTTCGGCCATCGCCATCGGCGGCACGCACGGCAAGACCACGACGACCTCCATGGTGGCGACGCTGCTCGACGCCGGCGGCCTCGACCCGACGGTGGTCAACGGCGGCATCATCAACGCCTACGGCACCAACGCGCGCATGGGCGCCGGCGACTGGATGGTGGTGGAGGCCGACGAATCCGACGGCACCTTCCTGAAGCTGCCGGCCGACATCGCGGTGGTCACCAATATCGACCCCGAGCACCTCGACCATTACGGCACGTTCGACAAGGTCCGCGACGCCTTCCGCGCCTTCGTCGAGAACGTGCCGTTCTACGGCTTTGCGGTGATGTGCCTCGACCATCCCGAGGTGCAGACCCTGGTCGGCGAGATCGAGGACCGCCGGGTCATCACCTATGGCGAGAACCTGCAGGCGGACGTGCGCTTCGAGAATGTCCGCTACGAGACCGGCAACTCGCTGTTCGACGTGACGATCCGCGACCGCATCACCGGCGAGACGCACGTCATCGACCGACTCAAGCTGCCGATGCCGGGCCGGCACAACGTCTCCAACGCCACTGCGGCGATCGCCGTCGCCCACTGGCTGAAGATCCCGGCGGATTCGATCCGCGCGGGGCTTGCGGCGTTCGGCGGCGTGAAGCGCCGCTTCACCCTGACCGGCACGGTCGGCGGCGTCACCATCTACGACGATTACGGCCACCACCCGGTGGAGATCCGCGCGGTGCTGGCCGCGGCGCGCGCCTCGTCGACCGGGCGGGTGATCGCCGTCGTGCAGCCGCACCGCTACACGCGGCTGCAGTCGCTGTTCGCCGACTTCGCCGCCTGCTTCAACGACGCCGACACGGTGGTCATCGCGCCGGTCTATGCCGCCGGCGAGGAGCCGATCGAGTTCGTGACGTCGGAGATGCTGGTCGAGCGGCTGAAGCTCGGCGGCCATCGCGACGCGCGGCTGATCGATGGGCCGGAGGAACTGGCGCCGCTGATCCACCGCGTGGCCCAGCCGGGCGACATGGTGATCTGCCTCGGTGCCGGGTCGATCACCCAGTGGGCCTACGCGCTGCCGCGCGATCTCGAGGCGCTGGCGGCGGACGATGCCTGA
- the murD gene encoding UDP-N-acetylmuramoyl-L-alanine--D-glutamate ligase yields MIAAESFSGRSVALFGLGGSGRATALSLVEGGARLTAFDDNPDSVAAAAAAGIPTGDLRDADWTGFAALVLAPGVPLTHPRPHWTVELARAAGVPVIGDIELFSRERQARAPEAPLVAITGTNGKSTTTALIAHCLRSAGRDTQMGGNIGVAVMTLEPPAPGRHYVLECSSYQIDLAPTLAPSVGILLNLTPDHLDRHGTMSQYAAIKARLVAGSDTAVVGIDDAHCRRIAEELESEGRAVIRISQSDDASAAVGFDGRALLRRMPGLAEARFDLAGIGSLRGRHNAQNAAAAVAALSLAGLSSDEIEAGLQSFPGLAHRMEMVGRHGGVLFVNDSKATNADAAATALASFPRVHWIAGGLAKEGGIAPLAPFFPKIAKAYLIGEAAPAFAATLGKRIPYEISDTLDVAVRHAAADAAADGGEAVVLLSPACASFDQFRNFEVRGDAFREAVGRLPGIEMVQRG; encoded by the coding sequence ATGATCGCGGCCGAAAGCTTCTCCGGCAGATCCGTGGCGCTGTTCGGGCTCGGCGGCTCGGGCCGCGCCACCGCCCTGTCGCTGGTCGAGGGCGGCGCCCGGCTGACGGCGTTCGACGACAATCCCGACAGCGTCGCGGCAGCAGCAGCCGCGGGCATTCCGACCGGCGACCTGCGTGATGCCGACTGGACGGGCTTCGCCGCCCTGGTGCTGGCGCCGGGCGTGCCGCTGACGCATCCGCGGCCGCACTGGACGGTGGAACTGGCACGGGCGGCGGGCGTGCCGGTGATCGGCGACATCGAATTGTTCAGCCGCGAGCGGCAGGCCCGGGCGCCCGAGGCGCCGCTGGTCGCCATCACCGGCACCAACGGCAAGTCGACGACGACGGCGCTGATTGCCCACTGCCTGCGTTCCGCCGGACGAGACACGCAGATGGGCGGCAATATCGGCGTCGCGGTGATGACGCTGGAGCCGCCGGCGCCGGGGCGCCATTACGTGCTGGAATGCTCGTCCTACCAGATCGACCTCGCGCCGACGCTGGCGCCTTCGGTCGGCATCCTCCTCAATCTGACGCCTGACCACCTCGACCGGCACGGCACGATGAGCCAGTACGCGGCGATCAAGGCGCGGCTGGTAGCGGGATCCGACACCGCCGTCGTCGGCATCGACGACGCGCATTGCCGGCGCATCGCCGAGGAACTGGAGAGCGAGGGCAGGGCGGTCATCCGCATATCGCAGTCGGACGATGCCAGCGCGGCGGTGGGTTTCGACGGGCGGGCGCTGCTGCGCCGCATGCCGGGGCTTGCCGAGGCCCGCTTCGACCTTGCCGGGATCGGCTCGCTGCGCGGCCGTCACAACGCCCAGAATGCCGCGGCGGCGGTGGCGGCGCTCAGCCTCGCCGGCCTGTCCAGCGACGAGATCGAGGCCGGGCTGCAGAGCTTCCCGGGTCTCGCCCATCGCATGGAGATGGTCGGCCGCCACGGCGGCGTGCTGTTCGTCAACGATTCCAAGGCCACCAATGCCGACGCGGCGGCGACCGCTTTGGCGAGCTTCCCGCGGGTTCACTGGATCGCCGGCGGCCTGGCGAAGGAGGGCGGGATCGCGCCGCTGGCGCCGTTCTTCCCGAAGATCGCCAAGGCCTATCTGATCGGCGAGGCGGCGCCGGCCTTCGCGGCGACGCTTGGTAAACGAATTCCTTACGAAATCTCCGATACGCTGGACGTCGCCGTGCGGCATGCCGCGGCGGACGCCGCCGCGGACGGCGGCGAGGCCGTCGTCCTCCTGTCGCCGGCCTGCGCGAGTTTCGACCAGTTCCGCAATTTCGAGGTGCGGGGCGACGCCTTCCGGGAAGCGGTGGGGCGCCTTCCCGGCATCGAGATGGTCCAGAGGGGATGA
- the ftsW gene encoding putative lipid II flippase FtsW, whose protein sequence is MTSRTKRGVVSDWWWGVDRWFLAAFLTLLVGGLVLSFAASPPVAERIGLEPFHFVKRHAVFLLPSLAVMFGCSLLSPRGVRRTALLILGASLLLMVLALFFGTEIKGARRWIELGPLNIQPSEFMKPTFVVICAWLFAEKERRPDIPGNMFAMILLLVAVALLVAQPDLGQTILVAAAWGALFFMAGMSWLWIALLGGMALGGSALAYFAFPHVASRIDRFLTGEGDTYQTDTAREAIMRGGWLGQGPGEGTVKRMLPDSHTDFAFAVIAEEFGIITCMALAAIFAFIVVRGLTVAGQQRDVFNRLAISGLVLLFGLQSIINMAVNLQLMPAKGMTLPFISYGGSSMLAIAMSAGFILALTRRRPENRSHTDRLVQRTYQLHGA, encoded by the coding sequence ATGACGAGCCGGACCAAGCGTGGCGTGGTCAGCGACTGGTGGTGGGGCGTCGACCGATGGTTCCTCGCGGCCTTCCTGACCCTGCTGGTCGGCGGGCTGGTGCTCTCCTTCGCGGCGAGCCCGCCGGTCGCCGAGCGGATCGGGCTCGAACCCTTCCACTTCGTCAAGCGCCACGCGGTCTTCCTGCTGCCGTCGCTGGCGGTGATGTTCGGATGTTCGCTGCTGTCGCCGCGCGGCGTGCGGCGCACCGCGCTGCTGATCCTCGGTGCGTCGCTGCTGCTGATGGTGCTGGCGCTGTTCTTCGGCACCGAGATCAAGGGCGCCCGCCGCTGGATCGAGCTCGGACCGCTGAACATCCAGCCGTCGGAGTTCATGAAGCCGACCTTCGTGGTGATCTGCGCCTGGCTGTTCGCCGAGAAGGAGCGCCGGCCGGACATTCCCGGCAACATGTTCGCGATGATCCTCCTGCTGGTCGCGGTGGCGCTGCTGGTTGCCCAGCCCGATCTCGGCCAGACCATCCTGGTCGCCGCCGCCTGGGGCGCGCTGTTCTTCATGGCCGGCATGTCGTGGCTGTGGATCGCGCTGCTCGGCGGCATGGCACTCGGCGGCTCGGCGCTGGCCTATTTCGCCTTTCCGCACGTCGCCAGCCGCATCGACCGGTTCCTCACCGGCGAAGGCGACACGTACCAGACCGACACCGCTCGCGAGGCGATCATGCGCGGCGGCTGGCTCGGCCAGGGACCCGGCGAGGGCACGGTCAAGCGCATGCTGCCGGACAGCCACACCGACTTCGCCTTCGCGGTGATCGCCGAGGAGTTCGGCATCATCACCTGCATGGCGCTGGCGGCGATCTTCGCCTTCATCGTGGTGCGCGGCCTGACGGTCGCCGGACAGCAGCGCGACGTCTTCAACCGGCTGGCGATCTCCGGCCTCGTCCTGCTGTTCGGACTGCAGTCGATCATCAACATGGCGGTCAACCTGCAGCTGATGCCGGCCAAGGGCATGACGCTGCCGTTCATCTCCTATGGCGGGTCGTCGATGCTGGCGATCGCCATGTCGGCCGGGTTCATCCTGGCGCTGACGCGGCGACGGCCGGAGAACCGCTCGCACACCGACCGGCTGGTCCAGCGGACCTATCAGCTGCACGGCGCCTGA